The Apium graveolens cultivar Ventura chromosome 6, ASM990537v1, whole genome shotgun sequence genome contains a region encoding:
- the LOC141665749 gene encoding uncharacterized protein LOC141665749: MKQASLLWNNLIKQQQTGSIEEYIDEFENLRSLMEEFNHVLPDTYLLESFIGGLKSTLKPFVKAFKPSTVSESIIYARLQEESILANTQKIPKMTYSSSVQKSFSPSIFNSNVNKPPLLPTPQSKPIQTSGFKSNNKPFRFISADVRAEKIAKGLCYYCDEKYERGHKCQFKESQLFTVEIPGEVSVCVEVDSELDDVVFDISEPCISVNALAESQTFSTTRVKGMVTNGIMTKQALHILIDSGSTHNFLNIHLASSLGCKIEKIQDQQVTVADGNHLVCQHVVKNFCWKLNGHEFSANVLLIDLGSCDMVLGVQWLSTLGTVRWDFKNLIMEFMLAGNLFKLRGISPKKLKVLKGDYSSKLFKNAAQLCFVQINEISSLDDESSKDSINVGVQGKSVETINADQGPISDLSKLKEQDVDIFREPDALPPTRGIFDHRILLQEWANPVNIRPYRYPLKQRDVIEQLIEEMLERGIIRNSASPFASPVVLVGKKDGTWRLCVDYRDLNMKTVKDRYRIPVVDEFIDELAWATIFSKIDLRAGYHQLRVHDEDIFKTTFKTHSGHYEFLMMPFGLTNAPASFQGWMNSIFKPLLRKSVLVFFYDILIYSKSVSAHCHHLSLVFGLMRQHSLFAKESKCCFMMEKIEYLGHFISAMGVETVPRKVESVVMD; the protein is encoded by the coding sequence ATGAAACAGGCCTCATTGTTGTGGAACAATTTAATAAAACAACAACAAACTGGTTCCATTGAAGAATACATTGATGAATTTGAGAATTTACGATCTCTAATGGAAGAGTTTAATCATGTGTTACCTGATACTTATCTTCTGGAAAGTTTCATTGGAGGACTTAAATCAACACTTAAGCCCTTCGTTAAGGCCTTTAAACCAAGTACTGTTAGTGAATCTATCATATATGCTAGATTGCAGGAAGAGTCTATTCTGGCAAATACACAAAAGATCCCTAAAATGACTTATTCATCATCTGTTCAGAAATCTTTTTCACCTTCTATTTTCAACTCCAATGTTAATAAACCACCTTTACTACCAACTCCTCAGTCAAAACCTATACAAACTTCGGGGTTCAAGAGTAACAACAAACCTTTTAGATTTATTTCAGCTGACGTGAGAGCTGAAAAGATAGCCAAGGGTTTGTGTTATTACTGTGATGAGAAGTATGAAAGAGGCCACAAATGTCAGTTTAAAGAGTCTCAGTTGTTTACAGTCGAAATTCCAGGGGAAGTATCAGTTTGTGTTGAAGTTGACAGTGAATTAGATGATGTTGTCTTTGATATATCTGAACCCTGTATTTCTGTGAATGCATTGGCTGAGAGTCAAACTTTTTCTACAACGAGGGTTAAAGGAATGGTAACCAATGGAATAATGACAAAACAGGCATTACATATTCTCATTGATTCAGGAAGTACCCATAACTTCTTGAATATACATTTGGCTTCAAGTTTAGGATGTAAGATTGAGAAAATCCAGGATCAACAAGTCACTGTAGCTGATGGTAATCACCTAGTTTGTCAACATGTAGTTAAGAATTTCTGTTGGAAATTAAATGGTCATGAGTTTTCTGCTAATGTGTTGTTGATAGATCTGGGCAGTTGTGATATGGTATTAGGTGTACAATGGCTTAGTACGTTGGGTACAGTGAGATGGGATTttaagaatttgatcatggaattCATGTTAGCAGGGAACTTGTTTAAACTAAGGGGAATTTCCCCAAAGAAACTCAAAGTATTGAAAGGTGATTATTCTTCCAAATTATTCAAAAATGCTGCTCAGTTGTGTTTTGTGCAAATCAATGAGATCTCTTCCCTTGATGATGAGTCCAGCAAAGATTCTATTAATGTTGGGGTTCAGGGAAAATCAGTGGAAACTATTAATGCAGATCAGGGTCCTATCAGTGATCTCTCCAAGTTAAAGGAACAAGATGTTGATATCTTTAGGGAACCTGATGCATTACCTCCTACAAGAGGGATATTTGATCATAGGATTCTTCTGCAGGAATGGGCTAATCCTGTGAATATTAGGCCTTATAGATACCCATTAAAACAGAGGGATGTGATAGAACAACTCATTGAGGAAATGCTGGAAAGAGGTATTATCAGGAATAGTGCTAGCCCATTTGCCTCTCCTGTTGTTTTAGTAGGAAAGAAGGATGGTACATGGAGACTTTGTGTGGATTACAGGGATTTAAATATGAAAACAGTCAAAGATAGATATCGTATTCCAGTAGTTGATGAATTTATTGATGAACTAGCATGGGCAACTATTTTCAGCAAGATTGATCTGAGAGCTGGGTACCATCAATTAAGAGTGCATGATGAGGATATTTTCAAAACAACTTTCAAGACTCATAGTGGTCATTATGAGTTTTTAATGATGCCTTTTGGGCTTACTAATGCACCGGCTTCTTTTCAAGGATGGATGAATTCTATCTTCAAACCTTTGCTCAGAAAGAGTGTGTTAGTATTTTTTTATGACATTCTTATATACAGCAAATCTGTTTCTGCTCATTGTCATCATTTATCTTTAGTATTTGGTTTGATGAGGCAACATTCATTGTTTGCAAAAGAAAGCAAGTGTTGCTTTATGATGGAGAAAATTGAGTACTTGGGACATTTTATCTCTGCTATGGGAGTTGAGACTGTTCCTAGGAAGGTGGAGTCtgttgttatggattaa
- the LOC141665748 gene encoding uncharacterized protein LOC141665748, translating to MAAKEINEDNVHLVEETARMKKARLAGLDTRGKATEPIFLKKHKEPIGEVSTEGAGGHGAPITAAAPTAAATGAFQPLWGFRRGDTVVGSTKHAWDWSYHSVTPKDFTDVVATPDLERIKLMGAQSLASSNAYFQGAVRQAESWKRASDKADNALRRQQKKYATLEKKLKRKEEELGESNAELVVLRAEKDKAIDNYLDSEEFAQSMRIRDDSVFPGFFRTGWDTALGTVNEACPDINPADYICIDDEALLQRFRTRVVVSDHVPQDPLLPPPESSSRPAEDDSSSSSSETTETSSESGEDDDMDAEAKWATPKCVKDLRSFLGLVGYYRKFIRNYAGISRSLTDLMKKSIFQWNEQAQVAFETLKNALVSAPVLALPNFTKMFVLETDASKDGIGAVLIQDNHPLAFLSKSLGPRWQKLSVYEKELLAIVTAIQKWEKYLSGAHFIIKTDQKSLKWLLQQRISTPFQHFWLSKLMGFDYEIQYKGGVDNKVADALSRVQGSEILCLTISVVNSDLVQQINASYNLDSELADLVVKLPQ from the exons ATGG ctgctaaggagattaacgaggacaatgttcatttggttgaggaaacagctaggatgaagaaagctcggctcgcaggcctagacacccggggaaaggccacggagcctatctttttgaagaagcacaaagagcctataggggaggtttcaactgaaggagctggaggccatggtgctcctatcactgctgctgcccctactgctgctgccacaggcgcctttcagcctctctggggattccgccgaggggacaccgtagttggttccacgaaacatgcttgggattggtcctaccatagcgtgactcccaaggattttactgatgtggtggccacccctgatcttgagaggattaagctcatgggagctcagtctctggcttcg tctaacgcctattttcaaggcgctgtgaggcaagccgaatcatggaagcgggcttctgataaggccgataatgccctcaggaggcaacagaagaagtacgctaccctggagaagaagctcaagcgcaaggaggaagaactcggagagtctaacgccgagctggtggtacttcgggcggagaaggataaagctatagacaactatctggactcggaggagtttgcccaatccatgaggattagggatgattcagtctttcctgggttttttaggactggttgggacacggcccttgggaccgtgaacgaggcttgtcctgatattaacccggcggactatatctgcattgatgacgaggctttgctacagaggtttcgtacccgagtagttgtctcggaccatgttcctcaggatccactccttcctcctcccgagtcttcttccagacctgctgaggacgacagctcttcctcctcctccgagacgacagagacatccagcgagagtggagaggacgatgatatggatgccgagg CTAAGTGGGCAACTCCAAAATGTGTTAAAGATTTGAGAAGTTTTCTGGGCTTAGTTGGATATTATAGGAAGTTCATCAGGAACTATGCTGGAATTAGTAGAAGTTTGACTGATCTGATGAAGAAGAGTATTTTTCAGTGGAATGAGCAGGCACAAGTAGCATTTGAGACATTAAAGAATGCATTGGTTTCTGCTCCAGTTTTAGCTCTTCCCAACTTCACCAAAATGTTTGTGTTGGAAACTGACGCCTCTAAGGATGGAATAGGTGCAGTTCTGATACAAGACAATCACCCTTTGGCATTTTTAAGCAAATCTTTGGGGCCTAGATGGCAGAAACTTTCAGTTTATGAAAAAGAACTCTTGGCTATTGTTACTGCAATTCAAAAGTGGGAGAAATACCTAAGTGGAGCTcattttattatcaaaactgATCAAAAAAGTTTGAAATGGCTTTTACAGCAGAGGATCTCTACTCCATTTCAACACTTCTGGCTTTCTAAGTTGATGGGTTTTGATTATGAGATTCAATATAAAGGAGGAGTTGATAACAAGGTTGCAGATGCTTTATCCAGAGTACAAGGATCTGAAATTTTATGCTTAACCATCTCTGTTGTGAATTCAGATTTAGTTCAACAGATTAATGCTAGCTACAATCTTGATTCTGAGTTGGCAGATCTTGTTGTTAAACTTCCACAATGA